The region ACTACAAACCCACTAGGGATGACAAGAAAATGATGGCTGCTGATAAAAGGGAAAAGAGATTAGCCAGGTTGGAAAATCAAGAGTCAAAGACTGAGGGACTCCCCATCTGCAATCTGTTTGAGACATTTCGAAGTGCTGGTTTTGAATTTCAAGGCCCGATATCTGCGGCAGAAGAAGATGTTCCAGGAATTCCGCATGCTGATCTAATCCGTCCATGTGCGCCAAATGAAAACCTCAATAATGGGAGGGCTGTCGAACTTGCCATGGTTTACAAAATTGGTTCCAAAGTAATTGCATAATCCTTTTGCTTTGCCCAAAGTTTAGGATATCTTTGAACATTTTATGTTTGGCCATCATGTTTCCCTTtgatttataatattaataaaatgcaTTTTGAATTTCCACCATAacctcttcttttactttgctGCCCTTTTCTTTGTCTTTTCTTAAGCCTTTTGTTGCCAACGTTTCTTCTTATCGCCttccttttatttttaactAATAACAATGCAGGGATGAGAGTGATGTCCTCGAGGGTGACAGTACTAGTGTAATATCGCCTTATTTTGACTGCCCCATCAATCAAGCTGACGAGGAAACAAAAGATGAGGATGAACCTCCCCCTGAACTTTCGAGAGCAGTCGAGGCGCGAATAAGAACATCGAAAAGACTGTGCAGAAAATGGTAGTAACATACAGGGATTGGCACGACATGCTCCTTTTCGACTTGCATTCGCACTTCAACTTGGGAAACACCATTTTCTCTAGTGTATGGGATGAATGAAGTCTTAACAATTGAAGTTGAGATCCCATCACTAAGAGTGTTGATGGAAGCTAAACTGGAGGAAGCTGACTGGGTCCAAACCCGACTTGACCAATTAAATCTCATCGATGGTAGAAGGTTAGCCGTTTTGTGTCATGGTCAGCTATATCATAAAAGGATGAAAAGAGCCTAGGGAAAAGAAGGTGCGTCCCAGGGAGTTTCAAGAAGGGGATTTAGTCCTTAAGAAGATTTTGCTCATTCAAAAGGATCACCGAGGTAAATGGACCCCAAATTATGAAGGTCCATACGTAGTCAAAAGAGTCTTCTCTAGAGGAGCCTTTATCCTTAGTCATATGGATAACCAAGATCTGCCACACCCAATAAATTCTGATGCAGTAAAAAAGTATTATGTTTGAAAAGATTGCTAGATCAAACGATGGTCTAGGCAAAAGTTAGAGCCACCCGGTGgactgaaaactaaaaaacgAGCAGCCCACGCAAAAGTTAGGGTAAAAAAAGAAGGTATGGTTGTAATCTTGGATAGCTCCTCCTGCGAAGGTAGAAGCCCTAGCCCTGGCTAGGGCAAAAGAGATGCTTGCAGAGAGGGTCATTTGGGGTAATTAAGAAGATCAATGTGGTTGGTTGATGGCAGACATAATAAGACGAAGTAAAGCTAGCACTTCTCATCCAAGGGGGCGTCCTTTTAGTACTGTATCGTCACCCACATTTTCTAAATATCTTTCCTCTTGTACCTTTCATTCGTTTGATGAATAAATTGACTTTACCATCATTTACCTTTTGAATAGTAATAAACTCATTTTCATTTGATAACCCTTGTAttcattttactttttattttctatgcaTTAAAGGGAAGCATGTTGTAGAATGTATATGCATCATTTTGGACAAACTCTGTGAGCCTTGTAAGTTTGGCAAAACCTTGAGTTAAGAAGATGGACGGTTAGACCACAAAGAATTTTTATGATGACATACTGTTGACATCGCCCGGTTCAAAGTCCAACAATTGACACGGGGACTTGTGGAAGGAAAAACAGGGATAAATGTTGCGTTCAAGCTCATCCTCGGGTCCTTGAATGCCTGATACCAGTTTAAGaatcaaaaaattcaaaaaacaaaaaaacaaaaaacaaaaaacaaaaaatcaaaggcacaCGTAGTGAGCCAAGACCTATCCAGGGTACACTTAGTGCACCCACTCAAAGGTGCACGTAGTGCGCCAACATCCATCAAGGGTACCACGTAGGGGACCCACTCAAAGGCACACGTAGTGGGCCTTCATCAAGTCAGGGTACACGTAGTGGACCCACTCAAAGGCACACGTAGTGGGCATTCATCAAGTCAGGGTACACGTAGTGGACCCACTCAAAGGCTGGGCCATCTTCCAGTCACGATACACGTAGTGCATCCGCTCAATGGCGTACCTAGTGAGCCAAAATCTATCCAGGGTCCACGTAGTGCACCCACTCAAATGCGCACGTAGTGAGCCAAAATTCATTCAGGGTACCATGTAGTGGGCCATCATCCAGTCAGGGAGCACGTAGTGCACCCGCTTGAAGACCACGTAGTGGTTTCGCTTATATTTTCTTCTTCGGAAGACCACCCAGTGGTTCCGCAGTTTGTTCTTTTTTCAAAAGACCACGTAGTGGTTCCTTAGCATGTTTCTCTTTTCGGAAGACCACGTAGTGGTTCCGCAACTTTTTTCTCAAGAGACCACGTAGTGGCCTAGGGGTGCACAtgagttgggttggatggattttggtcaaaataaaatccgaaccgatcaaaattgtctgggttgggttgggttggatttcacgaatttcttcttcggacccgatccgaaccaacccgatgaagttcggattgggttggatggattgattgggtcactatattaaaataataatatatctgaaatattaaaaaatcttgcaaatattattataaattcagaaaaagttataaaaaatactaaatatgttataatactaaatagcatgaaaatgacACAAAAAGTTATACCAAATAACATGAAATAATatcacataaatgacatataaccAAACTAGTGTgataacccgtgcgttgcacggaatttTAAGTCGTAATTTTTTAATCATAAATAAGTTAAACGTGTATATATTAACTGTGTAAAAATATatgaagtgaaaaatgaaataaatgaatgaaattgtatacatcaaacatttccaaaaacttccttaagCACTACATTTACAATAAGTCTGTTGTTTGCCCTCCTCATTcagtatacaaagtttaagaccatttcttgagcgtactctagaTAGAGCtagagctacatataactgatCATGACTGAAGACGGGTCTCAAAAGGAAGAGTTCAACCAGAGATAGTGTTTGTTCTtgtcttttgtttatgatcatagcaaagcatactgcaattggaaattgtcttcttctgaatttaattggacATTTGGAATCAGAAGGAACCAAGTCCATTCTTGAAATGTGCACCTTGTCATTAGCATTTGTTCCCATGATAACAGTTGCACCGATAACacgttcaccaagttcatccacaattaacctggtaccattgcataaacctgctgcttggtctatatttctcaaaagcatgattgaagtaccaactttcaataatagtttgtggttagGCATTCCTGAACTTTTGGTGTCGTTCAAAATTTATGTGGTAAACCATTCACCTTGGATTTCAGAATCCTTATCAGATCGCAATGCAAAGTCGGAGCTTAGATATTCGTGTTCTGGTGCAGCTATCATGCaaagcatgtaagtgtttataaTTTCAATAGCCGCCAGTGTAGGGGTCAATATTACTATGACTTGAAAgaattgagggtctttcattttgtgcgaaaggtcaggatatgtatatttaatcaattccattaatgaGTCAGGAGTAATTGGGATGAGCAGATCTTGCTGGATTTGAACATCGTACTCTCCTGCTCCAGAATCAGGATGATCgccatttccaattttaagaatccaatctgcaaactctttgatttcttttgctttaTCAACCGTCTCAGCTGCAGTTAGCCGCACAttcttagacaatttcataacttggcaatgcttccacaatgaGGAAGAGTTTACAGTAGCTTCGACGATTTCCTATCTgcttcctctagttattacaggtagtatttgtctaaaatcacctcTAAGTATTACcacttttcctccaaaaggcTTATGAAagttgtcttcatttttcaacctcattAAATCTCGGAGTGTAACGTCTAGAGCTTCGAAACAATACTCTTTCAACATTGGAGCTTCATCGCATATAATAAGGCTTGTTTCAAGCAGAAGCTTTGCTCGTAGACTTCCCTGCTTAGAATGAGTTGTTCTGCCTCCAGGTAAGAGTAATGATGCTATACCATAGGAAGTAACATTAAGCACAATTAGTCATCTGGATCCAAGTGACGCGGATAAAGTGTTTCAGACAAAAGTTTTTCCGGTTCCACCATAgccatataaaaagtagaaTCCTCCTAAGTTTGACAACACAGATGTGAAAACCCTCTCATATACAAAGGTATGCTCAGGTGTGAGCATACTAAGCAACTCTTCATATTGTACCTTGAATGCATCTTTGTCATAGTTTAGTTCATctaggggtgttcgcggattggattggatcggttttgaggagaaaaatcatccaatccgatctcatcggttttatgattttgtcatccaatggattttttactaaattcaaatccgaaccaatctgatccaatctatagcggtttggattggattggattgttcggtttttgtttcacttttttatactttgaaattgtgttgtataaattttaaaaatatataatatatgataaatacaatgatacataatttataacattaatataacattcataaattttaacatagtcaacatattttaaaattatgattataattgtttgctttgatgcatgtatatagtaaactttgatgcatgtgtgatataatcaatatatatacaataaatatgtactatgtaagtgtaagtggaatgatatatgtataactaaaagtatacatatttgtgaatgttcggtttggattggattggttcagttttggaaatcaaatccgaaatccgatccgatccaataaataatttcggttttttcaattttcagtccgtttgaatttcggtttttttttggatcggtttgtcggttttgtttggattggttcggttatgaacacccctaagTTCATCGACAATAAATCTATTGTCATATTGTAGGACTTCATCATATTTTGGAGTTGGCAATGATGGGTAATCACTTAATGACCTACCATTTCTTTGGAGCAACTTCAAtttcaatgatacataaatttttcaaatcagcatcTGCAATTCGTAGTTCTGCAATCAAGAATAAAGATTAACTAATGATTTTCCATTATATCGAATATAACTAATGTTGTTCACACACTTTGCATAATTATACTGCGCAACGTGATTTTCTAAAGTTTtgaatttcaattaaattaaatccaagcaataattataatattaacaACATTTTCTTAATAATATAACTTGAAAACCTACATACTTGGATTAtgaaatgtttttcttttatgaTGTAAAATGCCTTCTGATAAGAGATGCCAGCATGCTTCCCAAACATCATTAGGTTTTGATATTGGATTAATCGTTAACATTCTTACAAAGAGTTTCCTCATTTGTTCACCGGAAGTTAAATCAAAGACTTCTTTAATTGCATCAATATATTCTTTGTCATCTGTTAGAAACCACAATTGATCGCATGCTTCCTTAAAAGTATCATATGTTATTCCCTTCACCGTTCTGATACTTCTATATGGTGTACAACATTTTTGCATAGTTAGTTGGATTCTCATGTAATATAACTCTCTGATGCCTGGAGGAATATACTGTAGTGTGCCAATTTTAAAACTCATATTTCTTCATTTCCAGATTCGCTCTTCCCGGTATTTCTCATTAGCTGCAAACCAAGCCATAAACATTGTGGATTTTGTACCACTCTTTTCTAGAACATCTTcaacatcttcttcatcattttaatataccaaatattcatttgggagatgaaaatttagtttttgCACAGATGGCCATCGTTTGTGTATGGTAAAGCCAAATGTTCTCCAAGCTGCCTCACACAGAGAAAGATGacgacaatcataatattgtttTACCTCATCCACTGACTCTTTTGCTTGACCATCGTTGTccttattttaaatttcaagcATTGCTCGGTCTGCACCTTTGTTAATatatttgaacaaatattttatagcaTTGGACTTGTTATAATACTCCACATTAATGTGAGCTTGATACCTCATAAGGAGTGTgagattgtaaggcacaacATACTTGCAATGTAGAACATGCCACATGCAGATTACAATTGTAATAAGTAACATATCTtagttatcttttattttttcacgAAGTTGTGTTTTTTCAAATTGGTATCAATTTAATGTATTCGCAATGCATATTACACctgtaattaaattatatacttGTTATCAATTTCAATGTCTTTTTTCTTGATTACAATCTCTGTTTGCATTCTTCTTTTATAACATTAAAAGTGGAAACTTAGAAGTTTTTTCCTTCGATGATTTATGAcccaaaatttaaatattaactaTCTGATTTggcaaaaataatatattttaatattttaagggATATCATTGatttcaaattataaaaaaaatagtaatttagatattaaaaaaattttaTACATGCGTGTAAAGGGATGGAGACTTGATTAGTGGAGTAGTTGCAGCAattaaattttcattatttatgCTTAGTACTCattccgttcctatttataagaaccaaatagaAAATTcccttggtcctttttataagaatcaacTTGGAGTTTGtggagaattaattatttttgggaaagaatgcccttatttaattgaatttctctctctttccacttGCTATAGCATTAATGATGgataaaaattaagaataatgggtggagggtaactttggaaagttgatataaattgaaaacaaatttaatgcaattaTCTTGATTAGCTAAATTTCTTAAAGGGTGTGAAGTGGTTGCTTGGTTCTTATAttaaggaacagagggagtatctAGTAATTATTGCTATATATTTAATTGTTAAAAACGATTATCAACAATAACATGTGGGGATTCAAAACGTTTAATAAATTTTAACCAACACCATTGAATTTGATTTCTGCACTGGAAACCAAAAATTCATAAAcctgtttggtttgagaaaatattttctgttttaattttctatttctattttttcaaaatatttttcatgttcCAAATTTCCAAATTTAGAAATCATGTTTGGTTTGATTTCCAATTTCCTGTTTCTAAAATTGGTTTAACCATTTTTAATAAAGATTTGTCAAATatcattttataaaatttaaaatcaatttttaaataataacattatatttatatttgtgcTTATAAAAGGtatgatataaattaataataccaaatattattaatatatctaTAACAtgtattttaaaaacaaatatacatataattatgttaatttatttattttgcaatGCATGTCTTAAACGGTTTTTATATACTCAATGAGTCTCGGTCGCAGTGATAaaaagtggttgtttgaacTCTTAAGTAAGAGTTCGATTTATAGAAGTCACACTTTTGAAGAGACATTTGACCTTCATTACATCCGAATAGGAATTTCAAGAGCAATTTAAAAAAAGTTTTTATAAAcatagctatatatatatataatataattatatatcttgttatatataaattaatttattatatatttatgcttTACAAATGTAAAGCGTCTGTATCAAATATATATGTAACATACTAGTTTTtaacccgtgccttgcacgggaaatttaattttggatttcttttttaattttagttgaataattaatatctttttttatttattctatataggtatgtagtttttttttcttctctttttgcaCATTTGTGTTgtaggtgttttttttttttgcaaagtaaTGTGTTTAAGGGTCGAAAGCACATTTTAATTGACTGATGCACGAAGATTTGCAAACATAAAAcgatttattgaatattttagCAACATGGTCAATATTTTAAATGGGAAATTATTGTacttgattttgttgttatttttttagatagtaatttatttatagaaaaGTAATTAAATAGGTATagtgtaaaatttatttttataaaaggaGGGATTATAGTGTCTACTGTTTTTATAACTGAATATAAAACACACTATTTAAGATCCATTAAATACGTTTATATAagagtttttatatttattaaatgataattaatataCTCGTTAAAAGACCTTTAGGTAggcaaaactttttttttcctttttaaatacggtacatatttttaatgaattttttttaaattgattaaaatttaagttttttaaaaaacattaaataagtgttccagcatttttttttacaaaacaataaaaaaaacgttttttttaagaattgaatATAGTAGCTGTTGTTTTAACTGTTGACTATGAATTAatctttttttaaaatgttcAAAACGTGtttcaaaatcttttttttctattataacgttatgaatttaaagcaattaaattcaataaaagagtataagagtttatggtataattaattgatattttatccCATTATTAATGTGTTATTAATTTCATATAATAGGTGATTATTAATTTAGTTtaataagttttttattttgtagttaGTGTTTAAAAATCTATAACACCATGAATCTTGTATTTAAAACGCATTTTTGTTTAGTGTAATCCTAACATTATatgtttatttactaatttaataatttattcattaatagtaatttaataatataataggtatttttttatttaattaaaacgttgaatgaaaatcaatgtctgctattttttaatcaaaaagcaatgtctaataaattaaattgaaagtGATGAGAACATACCGATCTGCAAGTAATCAAATTTTTAATCCTTGTGCTTGCGAAAAGCGTCAAgaactcatcttcttcagtaGCATTTAATCTTTCAATCACAACGTTCATTACTTGAGTATGAACTGCGTCACACTCAAATAATCTGGgaagaaacaaaaattatattgttatttgtcatctaaatttgttcaaagtaaTATGAAATCCACAGTACATACATACCTTCCTCTATAGGACACTGCTTGTGGAATGTCAGGATTGAACATTACTTTAGTGTAGTTTAACCCAGCAGTTAGCTTATATTcccctggaaaaaaaattagcaatcgattgtaagtttaagtttgaacatgttgatttattatatagaagtttatgtttgtttgttgctcaaAATAACTAAATGTACCTTGGTGAATTGTTACTACTCCCAACAATATGATAATAACAACATGCATGTTTGTTGTCTTCTGAATTTAGAAGTGCATCCAATTTATCAACAAATTGGTcgtataaaaaacatttaatttttttgcagggaaaaaattaaacaaaatttgTTAATATTCTTCCGTAGGAATTTAgagaaattaataatattaatttgttaTTGATAAAAGCAAACTTACCCTTGAGATTCAATTTTAATGCCTCTGCTCTGCGTATGGACTCTGTTCCTCTCAAATCCGTTGTAATTTCTGACGTGCGTTACTTCGCCCATAACATCTGTTTTAATGGTAATGTCAATTCATAgattaaaatttcaattttaattagaATACATAAATTTTTGTTATGCATTGAtttcattttttgaaaattcaaattaTTTCTACTTTAACTGTATGAATAatttattagtattttttttttggttaatttcGTATTCTGATTTAAAGGCTCACGTTTAGGGTTATTTCATATACTATTTTGAAGACTTTATAGAGTGCTGacattaattttatatattttcatacTGTATATATCATGGAACAGATGGTgaaaaaatattgaataaaaaCATATTGTAATTTTCTATGctgctaaaattaaaaaaacttgaTTACATACTTTTAAAAAGCTAAAATACAGATTTCATATATTGTCAAACACTTCTTTGTAAAATACGTTCTTAGTAGTTTTTGTCACTTTTTCTTCCTCATCCATCACTAATAATTTAAGTCATTTTCTTGATCTTACCCTGGAGAGAGCAACATACAGTTGGCTATGTGTGAAGACCGAGCGAGAAAGATATAGGCCAACGTGGAACAATGACTGaccttgacttttatttatagtcattacAAAGCATAGACTGATCGGAAATTGACGTCTTTCAAACTTAAACGGGTAACCTGAGTCAGATGGAACCATGTCCATTCTTGAAATGAAAGTGTCTTCTCCAATGTTGGTTCCTGTTACTACAATGGCTTTTGTAACATTTGTTTCAAGATCAGCCACTATTAGCCGCGTCCCATTGCATAAACCGGCTGCTTGATCTATATTTCTCAATAGCATTATCGGAGCACCTTCCTTCAATGTTATTTTGTGATTTGGTATTCCTGAGCTTGTAATATCATTTAAGAATTCTGTAGTAAACCACTCTGACTGAAGTTTAGTGTCCTCGTCAGATTTGCAAGTGTTATCTGAGCTTAAGTACTCCGTTGTATTACCTGGTAGTAAATCAAGCATAAAATAATTAACCTTCTCAACACATTCCAATGTAGGACACAATATGCATCGTTcctccaaaaaaaattcagtctTCATGTTATGCACCAAATTGGGATATGCAAAATCAACCAGGTCAAGAAGTGGATTTTCACTATTCTGTATCAAAAGATCTTCAGGAATTTCAATATCTGATTCACCACGCTCATTTGATTCGAAATCACCATCTCCGATTTTGAGAATCCAGTCAGCAAATTCTTTTATTTCTGTTGCAAGCTCTGGTGAACCTGCTGTGCTTAATCTCATATTTCTAGTGAGCTTTAAAACTTTGCAGTGTTTCCAAAGATCAGAAGAATTTATTGTAGCAGATACAATGTCTTGCCTTCCACCTTTTGGAATGACTGGAAGAATTTGTCTGATGTCACCGCCAAGAACTACAACCTTACCGCCAAATGGTTTGTCCATGTTATTTTCATCTTCCTGTCTCATAATATCGCGCAAAGTCCTATAAAGTGccttaaaaaaattcttatttaACATAGGAGCTTCATCTCAAATGATCAATTTGGCACGAATCAGTAAAGTTGTCCTTAAGCTACCTTGTTTGATGTTGCAAGTAGTTGTTTCATCGATCTGCAATGGAATTTAAAATCTGGAATGTGTTGTTCCACCACCCGGCAACAACAAAGAAGCAATACCACTTAAACAACATTTAGAACAATCATACCCATTGAACGGATGGCTGCAAATAATGTATTCCAAACAAAAGTTTTGCCAGTTCCTCCTTATccatacaaaaagaaaaatctaCCACTATCAGACAACACTAATTGCATTATGCTGTCATATACACTCTTTTGTTCTGTTGTCATCACTGTTAGATAGGATGTATGTTTATTTGtcatttcttctttgttgtAGTTAAGCTCATCTACTATGAACTTGTTTTGAAACTGTTCCACATCATCAAAAATTGGATAGGGCAGATAACTATGTTCCTTTAAAGATTTGTCATTTCTTTGAAGCATTTTCTCTATCTTAGCCAAACACAAATTTTGCAACTGGTTATCTTCAATATTTAGTCCTGAAAAAATTGTAAAAGTTGATTTTTAATTGCCCATAAAACTATTTATCATTAAtccattttaaaattagtaGTTGTGTGTATATATTAGTTCAGTAAGAAGTAATGTAGTAAATAATTAATACATAGGTATATTTAATAGATGCGTGTAAATATTAGTTCAGTAAGATCCAGTATTATCAGCAACATTACTTAATAGCTTGTACCTAATATAAACAtagttttaatatttatatgaaTCTTCAAAATGTtgatttatattatttaataatttatttaatgtgTTGACTAATCTTACATTAAATTGGAACAAAATTTCAGTCATAAGTTAATTTTATATATCATATTTTttggatttaatttttttgttcaaaTATTTGACACGTGATTTATTTAAAAGAGGatttagaattaaaataattttcaactTTGAATTCTCATTTAGTGTTTTatatattttccatttttattaAGCCAGGATAATCATAAAAACAAAGtaaattttttgtttatttactTCATAAATACCCATTTTAAAACCACTTTCAAATTATCACtgtcatctatctatctatctataaactatataaaggg is a window of Lotus japonicus ecotype B-129 chromosome 5, LjGifu_v1.2 DNA encoding:
- the LOC130719345 gene encoding uncharacterized protein LOC130719345 is translated as MRQEDENNMDKPFGGKVVVLGGDIRQILPVIPKGGRQDIVSATINSSDLWKHCKVLKLTRNMRLSTAGSPELATEIKEFADWILKIGDGDFESNERGESDIEIPEDLLIQNSENPLLDLVDFAYPNLVHNMKTEFFLEERCILCPTLECVEKVNYFMLDLLPGNTTEYLSSDNTCKSDEDTKLQSEWFTTEFLNDITSSGIPNHKITLKEGAPIMLLRNIDQAAGLCNGTRLIVADLETNVTKAIVVTGTNIGEDTFISRMDMVPSDSGEYKLTAGLNYTKVMFNPDIPQAVSYRGRLFECDAVHTQVMNVVIERLNATEEDEFLTLFASTRIKNLITCRSAFKDPRMSLNATFIPVFPSTSPRVNCWTLNRAMSTILVIHMTKDKGSSREDSFDYVWTFIIWGPFTSVILLNEQNLLKD